The DNA region CTCCACAGTACGTATTTTCTAGCAAAAGAGGGCGAAAATGAAATCAGTAATATGGTACAATAAGGAGAGTTGTTATGGAATTCCAAGGATTAACTTACAAAGTCAACCCCAATGGTGCTTATATAACTCTCAATGTATGAATCATCCTGCATCACATAAATTATGGATTTCTCAAATGTAAGAGATATAACCCCCAAAGAATTCAACAAACTTAACAACATGTGTCTgcagagaaaataaaacaatgtgcGGGCATATTAATTTTCCTCCATGGTTGTAGCATTTTGGTTTCTTATGTCCAGTGCATAAACTTTTTGTCAGAAAAGAATCACATATATAAAGACTACTAAACCCAATAAACAAACATTTCAAATATTCACTACAAAAACAGTTTTAGACCTACAGCAAATCTCAGAAGGAGACAAGATTTGCCAACACCAGAATCGCCAATGAGAAGGAGCTTGAACAAGTAATCACTGCAAATGAATGAAAAGATATATTAGAGCTCTAACAAAATGGAGGTTGCAAAAGTAAAATAGTGCTGCAACCAATAGCTCCTGAAAAGAATGAAACACGTCAATGAGCCCTGGACCATTcaactcttcttctttttttcttttttaagcattggagggggagggggaggggagtTGAGCATCCGGGGATATGGACCCAAAATTCAATGACAATTGATGATAAGAGTGACCCTCCACAGATGCTAGTTTTCATATTTAGAAACTCCTGACATACCTTATAAACTTCAAAcggaaaaacaaaacttttttttgttcgtCGTACAACAGAGAAGTATCAATTCAAAATCCCTCTAGTTACCATTGCCATTATCGCTACAGACAGCATTACAGACTATAGTCAATCAAAAGCATCAAGAgcaatgaaaacaaaagaaacccaACCCCATTTCATCTCACACTCCATTGCATACTAAGTTTGGAAAATTCAATTCCAATAATCAGCTCACGCAACATTCGCCACAACTACGAAAATGTGCACGCATCTAAAACATACACACTACAAAATTATCTGCCATAGTTTAATCCTGAATGCTTTAGCGCTTTTCCTTGTCGCCCTAAACCTTCATCAAAGCTCAAACTTATGAttggaaaaaaacacatacaaatTAATCAAGCGATATCCGGCGCGAATCAAACCTATATTCAAACACTTGCTATTAATTAATCTTAGATAATCTTTGCCTAATCAGCCCGATTAGTGGATCATAACACATAAAATTCCATTCAAATCCATGGATCTACAACAAGAGCTCCTGCTTCTAGGTTTTAGAGACAAGGTTTCAGCATCCAATCCAAAAACAGATAATGAGATTAAATCAAAACACTAGCCCGTGTTTAATGTGATTGATTATTGTTAGATTAGCAACTTACTACTCAGGATTCATGATCAGGTCGTGCTGTATTTTTCAGTAGAAGTAGAGGCTTCCGGATTCCGATTATTCTCCGGCGAGTTAATCACCGTTGAGATGCCTCTTCACAGATTGATCGTCGGTGAATATAAGCGCAAGAAGAATACAACGAACGCGAGCGAGATAATACAATACGAAAGCGAAAACGAGCATTAATAGCATTCGGTTCGACAGTAGGACTGGGTTGGGCTTGAGCTTTCAAATCTTAGATTAGTGGGCCCGCTTTCAAATTTTGACTGGATTTTAATCGGGCCTATTTGTTTCATAACCAAGATATATGGCCCGCCGATCTTTTAACTAATGGGCCAGATTTCAAAATGTGATTGGATTTTAAACGGGCCTCGTTGTTTCTTTCAGTATCTTCTTAAAGAAGATATACAAACCTTCGGCCCTTAAAAAGGGGCTTACACCCGGGCTTGTCATTCTCTTTTATAGAGAGATCCAAGGTAACcaagatatttttatatgaaaatgtgGCCCTCGCTCCCAAGGGGGTGTGGAGCACAATGTCTCGCTTCTTGTATGATATTAAGCCAGAGTCTGTTGATTCCCTCCACTTTTGTGCTGCTGCCAGAAAAAGAGTTTGTATTCAGAACCGATTCCCTTCATTGCCAAGACAACCACTTTCTATACAAGAAGCTTTGTCCTCAACCAGTAAATGGTGGCCTTCATGGGATCCAAGAACCAAGCTCAATTGCCTTGTCACTGTTATCGGGAGTGCAAAACTCACTGAAAGGATAAAGTTAAGACTTGAAAGATCCATTGGTGAGCCTACTCGAAGTGACAAAACAGTTTGTGCTCCAAGAATGTAGGaagttgaatttgattttgGTAGGGAAAAACAAAGTACCACCCCTAGAACGATGAATTAGAGAAGCTGAAGTTGCTCTTCATCGACTTGGAATTCCTTTGAAAAATGTGGTATCTGTCGATATTTCAGTTTCCAAAAGAGATGTTATCCGAAGTTGGTGGGAACAGGCAAACCAGAAGGGAAATCTAATTGAGATTACAGACATACAAACAATCAATGGTTCTGATATTGAGACGTGGATCAGGTCATCTGGGGGGTTCGATGTTGTCATTGGTGGCAGCCCTTGCAATAACCTTGCTGGTGGCAATAGAGTGAGCCGAGATCGCCTTGAGGGTCAACATTGTTCTCTCTTTTATCAGTATGTTAGGGTTCTTGGCCTAGTTAGAAATATGATGTCATGATATGATGCTTATTGAGTTAGCAATGTAGGGTATGGCCATTtggtttctctatttttcttattatcagACCTGCGAGTTCAATGTTAGCatggatttttcttcttcttttttcctctcatACATGGCACATGAAATACTCAAGTCTGCACTGCTCTCCTTTTGCAACCATGTTTTTGCTGTCATTTATGTTTATAGTCAAGGTTGGCTTTAAGGTTGTAGCAATGAAAATTATGCAGGAAACAGATTGTCAGATCATTCATTTGATCTCTTTTGTTTAGGGAGAGAGAAGGCACCTAGTCAATGAAATCTCAGTGCCTCCCCCACATATCCGGATCCAGGTCAACTTCCTCGTCTTGAATCACTCGTCGCCCAGTTTTAACCACGTTCCCGATCAAGATCATATTTTAGCAACAAGGCGAAGATCATGTCCACGGCcatctattataatttttttttagtttgacatGGGTGTCTGGACTAGCTTGCgcgtaccacgactaatctcatgagccctgaagttaacaacctTGTAAGCCTCCAACGAAATAATCATATGAGCAACttagggctcgaacctgagaccataaAGAATGTCACACCccttacaaaaaaattttttataaaggcacgacatcggctggcgattttcgtggtgttctaaggatttggttctttggagtcgccacctagtatttggtcactaggaaccctaactggtctttcagagattctaaggcaagggactggttgcgtaaagggaaggtactagcacccctagtacgccctacctaaggtaagctgcttggtgtttggtttgctttatagtctatggtgttggtgttttctaatcccgtcaactcgtaaatcgcaaggataagagaataaaagaatttcacaattcttaaaaaaaacaattacttttcacgactcgtaaaccgtggagaaaaaaaaaaaaattaaaattttgaaatgttctcgattgcaaccaaagcttctttcaaacatgcgcgttgatttattactcccgataatattttggatgttcgtccttttaaggatttcttcatccaaaacattagcggtgaacaataaccacaacttctcctcccaaaataagatttttatagtttttggaatattggccaataccctttggagttttacaaacaggttgtaaaatccacaaatgcaagaaaatgatttttttgtgtttaagaaatctatgcgaaaacacattttcaaaacttccaatatttttttttatatatataaaggacattcaaaacatgctagtgtattggccgtatgcatgaaaacgaaacatttttttttataaactctttttttttacgaaaacaggtgttttttaaatactgaaattacatccccatagtataaaaaattgcaaatcaaaatataccaaaaacaacaatatattttttacttttcagaaatttttatattttttttatatttttttttgagaaaaaaaaaaatatatatacacatatacacacacatgcataatataataatataataatataatataatatattaatatactaactGGGCTGGGCCGGTCCAACTAAATGGGCCGGCCCCAGCTTGAAAGccgttgggccgaactcggcccgaaagggattgggccgagttcggcccaaaaaaactacatgggtctgggccgacaccggcccagaccgccgggttgggccagaatccttctggcccgCCCCACATATTTCTGGCCAGAaccatctggcccagagaagtaaaaaattacagcacggggggaattattttccccccgcacgcctcctgcatgcagaacgattctgcatgcaggaggccaaccgAACTCAGCTTCGGAAGAAAAAAATGCACGGGGAAAAGGATAGTGTACCTGGCGCAGCGGAGACGGCGGCTTGCTGGCGGAGCTGCAGTGTCGTGGCTTCACGGACGGCGGCTCCagggcggcgctgcggctgttttCCAACGGTTCGTCGTCGTTCAACCGGCTCGTTCCTTCTGTTTCAGCTTCTTGAGTTCCCTCTCAGTTTCAACTATCGCAAGCTTCTCAACTTTTGGGTTTTCGGTGACTGTTTCTTGAGTTcgttggtttctctctctttcggttcttctctttctttttcgggtcctctcctctttttctttcttcagttttctcttctatttataggggccgAACCGGTGTGGGGGACCAGTGTTAGTGCGCCTTGGAGCGGGTTTCGCGGGTGGCTGGTCGGCCACCACCCGCGACAGCAAGGTGCCGTTTCTTTACTTTCGgccggtggtcggccaatgcttTCGGTCGGCGGTCCCACGGTGTGGGGGCTTCGGGTTGTTCGGTGGAGATGcaagggagagagaggcgggaagtttatttcaaaaaaccaagcttttccttctgttgcaggtgcgggggaaaggaagaagaaaggggaacagtgccgttcaaaacggcaccgttcggtccttttttttttttttttttttttatgcatgaaacggcgtcgttttggataaaacgcgccgtttcatttaaaaataaaggcgccagaacatgtttcgaatcagtccttaatcatctttgtttaattcaatttcgtccctgctaatttcagtccgtccccatagttggccgcgtttttcactttggtccttggcctctgatttatgcaattaagcccttaattgatcaataaacttccaatttcttcaattaagcccctgaaacaattccaaacagccccccctatctttgcgccttctccaaattggtccctggtttcggattttcacaattaagtccctaattggcccttaaacttcaatatttatgcaattaagcccctgatttgacttaataaaatcctaaaaattataatttagccccagaactttaatttcttcaatttacagcccaaattgacttaaaaaaatcaattttcttgcaatcaaatcccctataaatccaataaaaaatcaattaaacccataaacatccaaatttgggcttctctcctcaaaattcaaaatttccttctcaatagggttctcatccttcaaaaatattttgtcaaaaatccaatctttgtatctttatactccttgaccaatttttctgaccattttccgagcgcttctgcctcttgtcctttttctaaccttctttggctatctattttattttttacggggacccaaaaatgggttacaacagatgccccctctttatagagcttacggagcgaaggttttgcgcagtaagttttataaagatagtcccaactaaactcccgaaaactgatctggtcgaagctggatcgatctgaaactctttctttacaacaatcctcttcggccatcggaatcccatctggaaattccctttaaaaaaaatgaaatatgaggtcccttctggcgacccctttttgaaaaatatcgaaatgcgagatcccttctggcgatctcctttaatcaaacttataatcccatctgggattcctattaacaaacatgaagtatgacgtcccatccggcgacctcccaaaatagtgaaatgcgaaaccccttctggcgatttca from Populus alba chromosome 14, ASM523922v2, whole genome shotgun sequence includes:
- the LOC140954531 gene encoding DNA (cytosine-5)-methyltransferase DRM2-like, with the translated sequence MSRFLYDIKPESVDSLHFCAAARKRVCIQNRFPSLPRQPLSIQEALSSTSKWWPSWDPRTKLNCLVTVIGSAKLTERIKLRLERSIVSKRDVIRSWWEQANQKGNLIEITDIQTINGSDIETWIRSSGGFDVVIGGSPCNNLAGGNRVSRDRLEGQHCSLFYQYVRVLGLVRNMMS